AGGTTTTTGTGTTATTGTCTACTCTAAGTAGGACGATTAAAAAGGTCTTGAGTTTTTGTGTTTTCTTATTTCGGCAGGTTTACTCTAATGCCCATAAGGTCCAAGACTTGAGGCGGTTTACCAATGTGGACTCTATCTATGAACAAGAACAACCAGACTTGGTTTGATGACTTTTATCTTCAAGGGTTTGCTAACATTGAGGACTACAGCCTTgggctgttttttatttttctctttaccTATTTACTCACTCTTTCTGGTAACATGATCATCATCTTGGTAGTACGTCTTCACCTGCACCTTCACACTCCAATGTATTTCTTCATTACCAACCTATCCCTGCTGGAGATCTGGTACATATCAACTACGGTACCAAAACTTTTGGATATTCTTGTGACCCATGACAAAAGAGTTTCTTTCCATTTGTGCTTTACTCAGCTTTACATGTTCCATGGACTTGGCATGACGGAATGTGCGTTGTTAGCTGTCATGTCCTTTGATCGATATATGGCAATATGCCACCCTCTCAGATATACTAGCATCATGAATGGCAGAAGGTGTAGACTGCTAGCCCTGTTATGTTGGACTTATGGGTTCACAGCTGCAACTATACCCCTCAGTTTTACCATAAggttgccattctgtggcctacgACACATAGACCATTACTTTTGTGA
The sequence above is drawn from the Bufo bufo chromosome 11, aBufBuf1.1, whole genome shotgun sequence genome and encodes:
- the LOC120981526 gene encoding olfactory receptor 10G4-like, which encodes MNKNNQTWFDDFYLQGFANIEDYSLGLFFIFLFTYLLTLSGNMIIILVVRLHLHLHTPMYFFITNLSLLEIWYISTTVPKLLDILVTHDKRVSFHLCFTQLYMFHGLGMTECALLAVMSFDRYMAICHPLRYTSIMNGRRCRLLALLCWTYGFTAATIPLSFTIRLPFCGLRHIDHYFCDLAPLLSLACINTSLNATVNGCVIGFATMFNFIIIIIMYINIIYAIAKMRSNTGRIRAFSTCSSHITVVMLIYSTAFSVYASPKGLHSVNHDKMIALVYTIFTPLLNPIIYSLRNKEVKKALKRILTQIYKKA